Genomic DNA from Paracoccus aminophilus JCM 7686:
GCAGCCGCTCGGTCCCGAAGGGGACACCGGGAAGCGGCACCAGACCCGTGGCGAGGGCCTTGATCGACAGATCATGCGCGCGTTCGGGCTTGAGGCGGTGCAGCGCCGTCATCCCCAGCTTCTCGATCAGATTCATGCAAGCTCTCCGGTCTGATGACCATCAGGTCCGAGCGGCAGGGGACGGGCCCAGAGCACATCCGCCGCCAGCAGTTCGCGGTAAAGATGCGGGAAGAGCGCGCCGCCGCGCGACACCTCCCATTTCAGGGGGGCGAGCGTCTCGGATTCGAGCGCCAGCAGGTGCAATCCCTCTTCGCCCGCGAAATGCTTGGCAAGCGTGCTCGCAAGCTGCTCGGCGGTCGAGATGTGGATATAGCCATCGGCCAGATCGACCGGGGCGCCCCAGGTGCGGCCCGCTTCGACAAAGGACCGATATTCGGTTTCGCGGAAGACTTTATAGATCAGCATGGCCGTTTCTTGCGCCCGAGGGCCGAAAGGGTCAAGCGTGCGATGCGCTTTGCGCGCCCGGCGTTGACGTTTTTTCCGTGCGGGCGTAAGGCCAAGAGCATGACACGCTTGGTGACCCTTTCCACGGCACTTTATTACCCGCTGCCCTGAGCAGCGGCTGAACTCGTCTTGCCCGCTGCCTTTTGGCCAGCGGATGCAGATCGAGCCTTGCATGACCTCTGGCCCCGTTTTCAAGGATCCGGATCATGCTCTCCTCTCTCCCCTCTGTCTGTATCATCGGCTTTGGAGCCTTTGGCGCGCTCGCAGCCGAGCTGCTTGCGCCGCATGTCGCGGTCTCAGTCATCGACCCCGCGCCCGAGGCGCAGGCGCGTCTACGCGCTGAGGGGCTTGGCGCGACCGAGCTTGCCGGGCTGGCCGAGGTCGATCTCGTGTTGCTGGCGGTGCCGGTGCCCGCGTTGGCGAGCTGCCTGCGCGAGATAGCGCCCCATCTGCGCGCGGGGCAGATCGTGATCGACACCTGTTCGATCAAGGAGGAGCCCGCCCGGCTCATGCGCGATCTCTTGCCCGAATTCGTCGAGATCCTGCCGACCCATCCGATGTTCGGCCCGGCCAGCGCGCGCAGCGGCATCGCCGGATTGCAGAT
This window encodes:
- a CDS encoding DUF952 domain-containing protein, yielding MLIYKVFRETEYRSFVEAGRTWGAPVDLADGYIHISTAEQLASTLAKHFAGEEGLHLLALESETLAPLKWEVSRGGALFPHLYRELLAADVLWARPLPLGPDGHQTGELA
- a CDS encoding prephenate dehydrogenase — encoded protein: MLSSLPSVCIIGFGAFGALAAELLAPHVAVSVIDPAPEAQARLRAEGLGATELAGLAEVDLVLLAVPVPALASCLREIAPHLRAGQIVIDTCSIKEEPARLMRDLLPEFVEILPTHPMFGPASARSGIAGLQIVLCPEGGDGWRPIAAFLRRALGLSVRRATPVEHDRQAAVTQGLTHLLARAFGELGPRPALRTRTFEMLLAALDLVRNDAAEVYDAVTLGNPHFAPARDRLIAALLAGSPQKDAAPQKGEHLPGAISAE